In a genomic window of Telopea speciosissima isolate NSW1024214 ecotype Mountain lineage chromosome 5, Tspe_v1, whole genome shotgun sequence:
- the LOC122662173 gene encoding aspartic proteinase 36-like: MTTAWFWVLSAFVIMASIGIDPFIVFASSLEVSADLNSVLRSPGKINRRGSQPMILPLFLSSPNSSRQSFEGNFRRQLQKAEHQNPNAHMRLYDDLLMNGYYTTRLWIGTPPQEFALIVDSGSTVTYVPCSTCEQCGKHQDPRFQPDLSSTYQPLKCNVGCNCDMERSQCIYERQYAEMSSSSGVLGDDVISFGNESKLVPQRAVFGCENMETGDLYSQHADGIMGLGRGELSIVDQLVDKGVISDSFSLCYGGMDVGGGAMVLGGITPPPDMVFSSSDPVRSPYYNIQLKEIHVAGESLQLNPNVFDRKHGTVLDSGTTYAYLPEAAFVAFKDAIMKKLHNLKQIRGPDPTYNDICFSGAGRDVSELSKTFPEVDMVFDKGQKLSLAPENYLFRHSKVRGAYCLGIFQNGKDPTTLLGGIIVRNTLVTYDREHQKIGFWKTNCSELWGRLHIPDASSAAPSASDSGNSALGMPPAIAPSGSLDPIIPDKFQVGLIMFDMTFSVNNSDLVPHLTELGGFIAKELKVNNSQVHLLNFTSKGNDSLIRWAIFPAGSANYISNSTAMSIISRLTEHRLHLPDTFGNYKLVQWKFEPPRTRTWWQQHILAVVAGVIVMLVVIGLSTFGGWFIWRHRQQALGVYKPVGAVVPEQELQPLSNAN, from the exons ATGACAACGGCATGGTTTTGGGTCCTCTCTGCCTTCGTCATCATGGCGTCTATTGGAATAGATCCCTTCATCGTCTTTGCATCTTCGCTGGAGGTTTCTGCAGATCTCAATAGTGTTCTCCGGTCACCGGGCAAAATCAACCGCCGCGGTAGTCAGCCAATGATTTTGCCGCTCTTCCTTTCCTCCCCCAATTCGTCTCGGCAGTCTTTCGAAGGAAATTTCCGTCGACAGCTGCAGAAAGCTGAGCATCAGAACCCTAATGCCCACATGCGGCTTTATGACGATCTCCTCATGAATGG CTACTATACCACCCGCCTTTGGATCGGAACACCTCCTCAGGAGTTTGCTCTTATTGTTGATTCAGGGAGTACTGTTACATATGTTCCGTGCTCTACTTGCGAACAGTGTGGCAAACATCAG GACCCAAGATTCCAACCAGATTTGTCTAGCACTTACCAACCTTTAAAGTGCAATGTGGGTTGTAATTGTGACATGGAGAGGAGCCAATGCATTTATGAGAGGCAGTATGCTGAGATGAGCTCTAGCAGTGGCGTTCTTGGTGACGATgttatatcctttggcaacgAAAGTAAACTTGTGCCCCAACGTGCTGTTTTTGGTTGTGAAAATATGGAAACTGGCGATCTTTACAGTCAACATGCTGATGGCATCATGGGATTGGGCCGTGGAGAGCTTAGTATTGTGGATCAACTTGTTGATAAGGGTGTAATTAGTGATTCATTTTCACTATGTTATGGTGGAAtggatgttggtggtggtgctaTGGTTCTTGGGGGAATTACTCCTCCGCCCGACATGGTCTTTTCATCTTCAGACCCTGTCCGCAG TCCATATTACAATATTCAGCTGAAGGAAATACATGTGGCGGGAGAGTCATTGCAATTAAACCCAAATGTCTTTGATAGAAAGCACGGAACTGTGCTCGATAGTGGTACTACATATGCTTACTTACCAGAAGCAGCATTTGTAGCATTCAAGGATGCT ATTATGAAGAAACTTCACAACCTCAAACAAATCCGTGGACCTGACCCAACTTATAATGATATTTGCTTTTCTGGTGCTGGAAG GGACGTCTCCGAACTCTCAAAGACCTTTCCAGAAGTTGACATGGTCTTTGACAAAGGACAAAAGTTGTCCCTGGCTCCAGAAAACTACTTGTTCCGG CATTCAAAGGTTCGTGGTGCATATTGCCTGggaatttttcaaaatggaAAGGATCCAACAACTCTTTTGGGAG GAATCATTGTCCGCAATACTCTTGTAACTTATGATCGTGAGCATCAAAAGATTGGTTTCTGGAAAACTAATTGTTCAGAATTGTGGGGCAGGCTTCATATACCTGACGCATCTTCAGCAGCACCTTCAGCTTCCGATAGTGGGAACTCAGCTCTAGGAATGCCACCTGCCATTGCCCCAAGTGGATCATTGGACCCTATCATTCCAG ACAAATTCCAAGTTGGGCTTATAATGTTCGATATGACCTTCAGTGTCAACAACTCAGATCTGGTTCCGCACCTCACAGAACTTGGAGGCTTCATTGCCAAGGAGTTAAAAGTTAATAATTCACAG GTCCATTTATTGAATTTTACTAGCAAAGGAAATGATTCCCTAATAAGATGGGCCATATTTCCGGCAGGATCGGCGAATTACATTTCTAATTCAACAGCAATG AGCATCATTTCCCGGTTAACTGAACACCGTCTACATCTTCCTGATACTTTTGGAAATTATAAGCTAGTTCAGTGGAAATTTGAGCCACCAAGGACAAG